One Streptomyces sp. NBC_01217 genomic region harbors:
- a CDS encoding ABC transporter ATP-binding protein — translation MKRFFGKVRMAEPQVSDAERELFGGPLRYDMGWSQHEHAGLDLTMRTALRQMPGLVSATLRMAWSADHRALVAVAISELGQGIAAAVGLLAINAVMHALLGAGDPVERLHALLPGLLAAAGVAVVNSALAGWSTARAGRLEPLVERIATTQYLAAATAVELEAIDDPDFRRLIDIAQYGPASARRMIGACVSALNSTISLIATAGVLTVLHPALLPMLLVIAAPRGWGAMRVAQERYVSMMSWIEHLRASRLIGNLLTERTAAQEVRIHAVGPFLLDRYRRMAASAEAEQERLASSKAITEWVASALSGLAMAATYGSMIWLIVAGHMSLAVAGTAVIAVRTGSASLGALVMNINQLHEESLYVRDHGQFLVDATQRAIPQTGSPVPARVRQVSLEHVTYRYPDRDAPALDDVTLTFPMGSVIAVVGENGSGKSTLMKILSGLLLPHDGTVRWGEADISGLERSQVFDRVSLLTQDFQRWPVTAAMNIRIGRPGHAASTRDLQTSVDYAGAGPITAKLPNGLDSMLGRMFRGAVELSGGEWQKVGLARTHWRSSTSQADSVLIVDEPTSALDPEAEIEAFDRIRRLAAPHRAVVLVTHRMSGVRHADRIYVLNQGRLAEHGTHDALIAARGRYAAMFDTQAAQYAPTASIPNPAAPPVSDPA, via the coding sequence GTGAAGCGATTCTTCGGCAAGGTCCGCATGGCCGAGCCTCAGGTCTCCGACGCAGAGCGCGAACTCTTCGGTGGGCCACTGCGCTACGACATGGGCTGGTCCCAACACGAGCATGCGGGGCTGGACTTGACCATGCGGACAGCGCTGCGTCAGATGCCCGGACTCGTCAGCGCCACCCTGCGGATGGCCTGGAGCGCGGACCATCGCGCGCTCGTGGCGGTGGCGATCAGCGAACTCGGCCAGGGCATCGCCGCCGCGGTCGGCCTGCTTGCCATCAACGCAGTCATGCACGCGCTCCTGGGGGCCGGAGACCCTGTCGAGCGGCTGCACGCCTTGCTGCCGGGCCTGCTCGCCGCTGCAGGCGTCGCCGTCGTGAACTCCGCCTTGGCCGGCTGGTCGACCGCTCGGGCCGGACGCCTCGAACCGCTCGTCGAGCGGATCGCCACGACGCAATACCTGGCCGCAGCGACCGCCGTCGAACTCGAAGCGATTGACGATCCGGACTTCCGCCGCCTGATCGACATCGCACAGTACGGGCCCGCCTCCGCGCGCCGCATGATCGGCGCCTGCGTCTCCGCGCTGAACAGCACCATCTCGTTGATCGCCACGGCCGGTGTGCTCACCGTCTTGCACCCGGCACTGCTGCCCATGCTGCTGGTCATCGCAGCACCCCGCGGTTGGGGCGCCATGCGGGTGGCACAGGAACGCTACGTGTCGATGATGAGCTGGATCGAGCACCTACGGGCCAGCCGCCTCATCGGCAACCTCCTCACCGAGCGAACGGCCGCCCAAGAAGTACGTATCCACGCCGTCGGCCCCTTCCTCCTCGACCGGTACCGGCGTATGGCCGCGAGCGCAGAAGCGGAACAGGAACGCCTGGCCTCCAGCAAAGCCATCACCGAATGGGTCGCCTCCGCGCTGTCCGGGCTAGCGATGGCCGCCACCTACGGAAGCATGATCTGGCTGATCGTCGCCGGGCACATGAGCCTCGCCGTCGCCGGCACCGCCGTGATCGCGGTACGGACCGGGTCAGCGAGCCTGGGCGCCCTGGTGATGAACATCAACCAGCTGCACGAAGAGTCCCTCTACGTCAGGGACCACGGGCAGTTCCTGGTCGATGCCACCCAACGCGCCATCCCGCAGACCGGCAGTCCCGTCCCTGCCCGGGTCAGGCAGGTCTCCTTGGAACACGTCACCTACCGGTATCCCGACCGCGACGCACCGGCCCTGGACGACGTGACGCTCACCTTCCCCATGGGGTCGGTCATCGCCGTGGTGGGCGAGAACGGCTCCGGCAAGAGCACGTTGATGAAGATCCTGTCCGGTCTGCTGCTCCCCCACGACGGAACCGTGAGATGGGGTGAGGCCGACATCTCCGGGCTGGAGCGCTCCCAGGTCTTCGACCGCGTCTCCCTTCTCACCCAGGACTTCCAACGCTGGCCCGTAACTGCCGCGATGAACATCCGCATCGGCCGCCCCGGCCACGCCGCCTCGACCCGCGACCTGCAGACATCCGTCGACTACGCCGGAGCCGGGCCCATCACCGCCAAACTCCCCAACGGGCTGGACAGCATGCTCGGCCGCATGTTCCGCGGAGCCGTCGAACTCTCCGGCGGTGAATGGCAGAAAGTGGGCCTGGCCCGCACCCACTGGCGTAGCTCAACATCGCAGGCGGACAGCGTCCTCATCGTCGACGAGCCCACCTCCGCCCTCGACCCCGAAGCCGAGATCGAAGCCTTCGACCGTATCCGCCGCCTCGCCGCGCCGCACCGGGCCGTCGTCCTGGTCACTCACCGCATGTCCGGCGTCCGCCACGCCGACCGCATCTACGTCCTCAACCAGGGGCGCCTCGCCGAACACGGCACACACGACGCACTCATCGCCGCGCGCGGCCGGTACGCCGCCATGTTCGACACACAAGCCGCCCAGTACGCCCCCACCGCCAGCATCCCGAACCCCGCCGCACCCCCCGTCTCGGACCCCGCATGA
- a CDS encoding class I SAM-dependent methyltransferase: MAPQDAILGWDEDTNAEAYNAFTRAHPMYDATSRDLARRGQLANASLVVDLCGGAGATARAILDLIPARARVVSVDNAAAMQRVGRRTLTDARLAWITSPAEQLADHLHADSADAVVCNSAIWKTDTAAVFTAVAHILRPGGQFVFNIGGGFAGVRHPDEQSVRTGPSLNALIRQVAADAHGYTPPPTAADAPPKLPLETVAEQLTAAGLTVLDTEVTAQHSTMAEKKAWLSIPVFARPDGDFTHAQRMQILDTAYAMTTPDAPTVTSWLVVVAQRPEATA; the protein is encoded by the coding sequence ATGGCACCCCAGGACGCCATCCTCGGCTGGGACGAGGACACCAACGCCGAGGCGTACAACGCCTTCACCCGCGCCCACCCCATGTACGACGCGACCAGCCGCGACCTCGCCCGCCGAGGCCAGCTGGCCAACGCCAGCCTGGTGGTCGACCTGTGCGGCGGCGCCGGCGCGACCGCCCGCGCGATCCTCGACCTCATCCCGGCCCGAGCCCGGGTCGTCTCCGTCGACAACGCCGCCGCGATGCAGCGTGTCGGCCGCCGCACCCTGACCGACGCCCGCCTGGCCTGGATCACCTCCCCGGCCGAGCAGCTCGCCGACCACCTCCACGCTGACAGCGCCGATGCCGTGGTGTGCAACTCCGCGATCTGGAAGACCGATACCGCCGCAGTGTTCACGGCCGTCGCCCACATCCTGCGCCCAGGCGGGCAGTTCGTCTTCAACATCGGCGGAGGCTTCGCTGGCGTACGGCATCCCGACGAACAGTCCGTCCGCACCGGGCCCTCACTGAACGCCCTCATCCGCCAAGTCGCTGCTGACGCCCACGGATACACCCCGCCGCCGACGGCCGCAGACGCGCCGCCGAAGCTGCCGCTGGAGACGGTTGCCGAGCAGCTGACCGCAGCCGGACTCACTGTCCTCGATACCGAGGTCACCGCCCAGCACAGCACCATGGCCGAGAAGAAGGCGTGGCTGTCCATTCCCGTCTTCGCGCGGCCTGATGGCGACTTCACCCACGCCCAGCGGATGCAGATCCTCGACACCGCCTATGCCATGACCACCCCCGACGCCCCGACCGTGACGAGCTGGCTCGTGGTCGTCGCCCAGCGGCCGGAGGCCACCGCATGA
- a CDS encoding 7-carboxy-7-deazaguanine synthase QueE has product MTTSEPINLEPTADEGESRLIVAECFGVEVPTFQGEGPSCGHPALFIRLSRCNLTCAKCDTKYTWDWSQFDPRKESTKRSVADLVAWAASSPVELVVITGGEPFIQQARLVPLVRGLIAAGKRVEFETNGTIAPAPELAADGVRFNVSPKLASFGVKETTSIVPAALEAFVASEQAAFKFVASTVADLNRIAELADTHRLAPVWVMPQGTTPEVITATTRVLADAVAARHWHFTTRLHVLAFEDARGR; this is encoded by the coding sequence GTGACCACATCCGAGCCGATCAACCTCGAACCGACGGCTGACGAAGGCGAATCCCGCCTGATCGTCGCGGAGTGCTTCGGCGTCGAGGTGCCGACCTTCCAGGGCGAGGGACCGAGCTGCGGACACCCGGCGCTGTTCATCCGCCTGTCCCGGTGCAACCTCACCTGCGCGAAATGCGACACGAAGTACACCTGGGACTGGTCCCAGTTCGATCCGCGCAAGGAGTCGACGAAGCGGTCCGTGGCGGACCTGGTGGCCTGGGCCGCGTCCTCGCCGGTCGAGCTGGTCGTGATCACCGGCGGCGAGCCGTTCATCCAGCAGGCGCGGCTGGTGCCTCTCGTCCGGGGCCTGATAGCAGCCGGCAAGCGGGTCGAGTTCGAGACGAACGGCACCATCGCGCCCGCTCCCGAGCTGGCGGCCGACGGGGTCCGGTTCAACGTCTCGCCCAAGCTCGCCAGCTTCGGCGTGAAGGAGACCACGAGCATCGTGCCCGCCGCGCTGGAGGCATTCGTGGCCTCCGAGCAGGCGGCGTTCAAGTTCGTCGCTTCCACGGTGGCCGACCTCAACCGGATCGCCGAGCTGGCCGACACCCACCGGCTCGCGCCGGTGTGGGTGATGCCGCAGGGCACCACCCCCGAGGTGATCACCGCAACCACCCGGGTCCTCGCCGACGCGGTCGCGGCCCGGCACTGGCACTTCACCACCCGCCTTCACGTGTTGGCCTTCGAGGACGCCAGAGGCCGCTGA
- a CDS encoding 6-pyruvoyl trahydropterin synthase family protein, producing the protein MDFSAVPLPPGAFTIGKKFGFEAGHRLPGLPSEHKCSRQHGHSYEVEVILTAPSLEEPGFVTDFGALAPFKEFLNTELDHHNLHEILPFEPTSERLAQFLAGWFIQNLQPAIPGRLFAVLVRETQSSWARFDVEGQ; encoded by the coding sequence ATGGACTTCAGTGCCGTTCCACTGCCTCCCGGCGCCTTCACCATCGGTAAGAAGTTCGGCTTCGAGGCCGGCCACCGGCTTCCCGGGCTGCCGTCCGAGCACAAGTGCTCCCGCCAGCACGGGCACAGCTACGAGGTCGAGGTCATTCTCACCGCTCCCTCGCTGGAGGAGCCCGGCTTCGTCACGGACTTCGGGGCGCTCGCTCCGTTCAAAGAGTTCCTGAACACCGAACTCGACCATCACAACCTGCACGAGATTCTTCCCTTCGAGCCGACCTCGGAGCGCCTGGCCCAGTTCCTGGCCGGCTGGTTCATCCAGAACCTTCAGCCCGCCATCCCCGGCCGCCTGTTCGCCGTCCTGGTCCGCGAGACCCAGAGCAGCTGGGCCCGCTTCGATGTGGAGGGACAGTGA
- a CDS encoding dTMP kinase: MTANASTTTAAGKLITFVGGDGAGKSTLAARLHQALNDAGHTAVLIGKHSTNVPQDPELSAYLDRLNELVYRRDARVAQACGDHYWLLALASWYTLQDRLVIQPALAAGTHVILDNAHHKILARYAVNPEVAPHLCEQVFAHLTKPGLVFFLNIGAREALARKGSFTSLEAGHAGGGDEDFIRYQDTVLDQMREQAEHGAWLTLDVTQLDRDQVFKAASAALADRLHLTV; this comes from the coding sequence ATGACGGCGAACGCGTCGACCACCACCGCAGCCGGGAAGCTGATCACCTTCGTCGGCGGTGACGGGGCCGGCAAGTCCACCCTCGCCGCCCGCCTGCACCAGGCCCTGAACGACGCAGGCCACACGGCAGTCCTCATCGGTAAGCACAGCACCAACGTCCCCCAGGACCCGGAACTGTCTGCCTACCTCGACCGCCTCAACGAGCTGGTCTACCGGCGCGACGCCCGCGTCGCCCAGGCATGCGGCGACCACTACTGGCTGCTGGCCCTGGCCTCCTGGTACACCCTGCAGGACCGGCTCGTCATCCAGCCAGCCCTCGCCGCGGGCACCCACGTGATCCTCGACAACGCGCACCACAAGATCCTCGCCCGGTACGCGGTCAACCCCGAGGTCGCCCCTCACCTGTGCGAGCAGGTCTTCGCACACCTGACGAAGCCGGGCCTGGTGTTCTTCCTGAACATCGGTGCCCGCGAGGCTCTCGCCCGCAAGGGCTCGTTCACTTCCCTGGAGGCCGGCCACGCCGGCGGCGGTGACGAGGACTTCATCCGCTACCAGGACACCGTCCTGGACCAGATGCGCGAACAGGCGGAGCACGGCGCCTGGCTGACGCTCGACGTCACCCAGTTGGACCGCGACCAGGTCTTCAAGGCCGCCTCCGCTGCCCTCGCCGACCGACTGCACCTGACCGTCTGA
- a CDS encoding DUF6624 domain-containing protein: protein MTTAEPLRPELARELITLAERSAARRAQRLRNQLDAVQLGRGRHADHASAKVLRRILADHDCWPGHRLVGPDAARAAWSIALHSNDEPDFQRAAAVLLRRAVQADDAPIQHWVHLHDRALINNGHDQELGTQFFLGANGIELCPTREPSTLDQRRAGVGLPPVAVALEKVRHRFASMRGDGGSPTVVLAGAA from the coding sequence GTGACGACCGCCGAACCGCTGCGGCCGGAACTCGCCCGCGAGCTGATCACCCTCGCGGAACGGTCGGCTGCACGCCGGGCACAACGCCTCCGTAACCAGCTCGACGCCGTCCAACTCGGGCGGGGCCGTCACGCCGACCATGCCAGCGCCAAGGTGCTACGGCGCATCCTGGCCGACCACGACTGCTGGCCCGGCCATCGCCTCGTCGGCCCCGACGCCGCGCGCGCCGCCTGGAGTATCGCCCTCCACTCCAACGACGAACCCGACTTCCAGCGGGCAGCCGCCGTCCTGCTGCGCCGCGCCGTCCAAGCCGACGACGCACCGATCCAGCACTGGGTGCACCTTCACGACCGTGCCCTGATCAACAACGGGCACGACCAGGAGTTGGGTACCCAATTTTTCCTCGGCGCCAACGGGATTGAACTATGCCCCACGCGTGAACCGAGCACCCTGGACCAGCGAAGGGCCGGCGTGGGGCTCCCGCCGGTCGCCGTCGCCTTGGAGAAGGTGCGTCACCGTTTCGCATCGATGCGCGGTGACGGCGGCTCTCCGACGGTCGTGCTTGCGGGGGCCGCATGA
- a CDS encoding helix-turn-helix transcriptional regulator produces MTAPAPITPLTPAERRIAQHVVNGLPARQIAITETLSHHTVRAHMLSLRRKLHCPARCSLTVVTHRLLSANEATVPVPDTPAPDLSPEQTNLLKAVTEHSKPLDIARGANIAPADLRAALDQLLADARASDTTRLVAWAHGWNLLTAEQTSTVRSGASQ; encoded by the coding sequence ATGACCGCCCCCGCCCCGATCACGCCGCTCACCCCGGCCGAGCGGCGCATCGCCCAGCATGTGGTGAACGGCCTGCCGGCACGCCAGATCGCCATCACCGAGACGCTGTCGCACCACACGGTCCGCGCGCACATGCTCTCCCTGCGCAGGAAGCTGCACTGCCCCGCACGCTGCTCCCTCACCGTCGTCACCCACCGACTGCTCAGCGCCAACGAGGCCACGGTCCCGGTGCCGGACACGCCCGCCCCTGACCTGAGCCCCGAGCAGACGAACCTGCTGAAGGCCGTCACCGAGCACAGCAAGCCGCTCGACATCGCGCGCGGCGCCAACATCGCCCCCGCGGACCTGCGCGCGGCGCTCGACCAGCTACTCGCCGACGCCAGGGCGTCGGACACCACCCGGCTGGTCGCCTGGGCTCACGGCTGGAACCTGCTGACCGCCGAGCAGACCAGCACGGTGCGGAGCGGAGCGAGCCAGTGA
- a CDS encoding NUDIX hydrolase yields the protein MTLAAPVPGSKDRLCDHTSVGVLVSSPSGLLVFERATAPAGIAPVAGHVDQHGGPKQAARDEVTEEVGLTVTHLQPLLDQWRPNRCRRTPTGPVGHHWWIFQAEVSGSLCPSPREVRAPRWIHPDELQQHALRTAAYADGHLSQEQFEREPGLEPVWCRFLHDLGLVTLPSVDLDRIDAVL from the coding sequence ATGACCCTGGCCGCCCCGGTGCCCGGCAGCAAGGACCGCCTCTGTGACCACACAAGCGTCGGGGTACTGGTCTCCTCCCCGAGCGGCCTCCTGGTGTTCGAGCGGGCGACCGCTCCGGCGGGAATCGCCCCGGTCGCCGGCCACGTCGACCAGCATGGCGGCCCCAAGCAGGCCGCCCGCGACGAGGTCACCGAGGAGGTCGGCCTCACCGTCACCCACCTGCAGCCGCTGCTGGACCAGTGGCGGCCCAACCGCTGCCGCCGCACGCCCACCGGTCCGGTCGGCCACCACTGGTGGATCTTCCAGGCTGAGGTTTCCGGATCACTGTGCCCCTCTCCCCGTGAGGTCCGCGCCCCTCGGTGGATCCACCCCGATGAGCTACAGCAGCACGCGCTGCGGACCGCCGCGTACGCCGACGGACACCTGAGCCAGGAGCAGTTCGAGCGGGAGCCCGGCCTGGAGCCGGTGTGGTGCCGCTTCCTGCACGACCTTGGGCTAGTCACCCTGCCCTCGGTCGACCTCGACCGGATTGACGCGGTCCTGTGA
- a CDS encoding phosphotransferase: MTESTRASSSLATWVESVLGPLNCVRGTSHARDNSQVWRVTGPAGDHYVEVAPEPILYTRETRAYRVAVPHLGHANAPVLHDSSAELLALILTAVDGDPLKEEESPARRRVAHRQAGELLHRFHDAMTGPLVQPEAAKVVEKTVAGLDKHLAEAGDHLSAAEADTLRCLVSALPGCGPLPAGWRHGDFWERNLLWSGRRCALIDFERSEPGPLVTDFVKLATSLWLDDPGLRTALFEGYGRPLSETEEKALTAFAAAAAASAPRLRPPSRRPSRDRERPAHRRMPDAGGPSVSDAPHLLISDVAQVLLHANGDALCVRRKPGAALAPGQIIVVGGHLEAGVPLDRAARRDVKEETGVRISVDQQEFCGLIHHHEPGDGLEITAVFVAQSWTGEPHNAEPNKHEGLFWVPMEKPPPDCHPYTTHIFHMLTHGPSYRALNWPTQGGSE; encoded by the coding sequence ATGACGGAATCCACTCGTGCTTCCTCCTCCCTCGCCACCTGGGTGGAGAGCGTCCTGGGCCCCTTGAACTGTGTGCGGGGCACCTCGCACGCCCGCGACAACTCCCAGGTGTGGAGGGTGACCGGACCGGCCGGCGACCACTATGTGGAAGTGGCGCCCGAGCCGATCCTGTATACGCGCGAGACCCGCGCCTACCGGGTGGCCGTTCCTCACCTCGGCCACGCCAACGCCCCGGTGCTGCATGACAGTTCTGCAGAGCTGCTCGCCCTGATCCTTACCGCTGTGGACGGCGACCCGTTGAAGGAAGAGGAGTCACCCGCGCGCCGCCGCGTTGCCCACCGCCAAGCCGGCGAGCTCCTGCACCGCTTCCACGACGCAATGACCGGCCCCCTGGTCCAGCCTGAAGCCGCCAAAGTCGTCGAGAAGACGGTGGCCGGCCTGGACAAGCACCTCGCGGAGGCTGGCGACCACCTGTCCGCCGCGGAAGCCGACACGCTGCGGTGCCTGGTGAGCGCGCTGCCGGGCTGCGGACCGCTACCGGCTGGGTGGAGGCACGGGGACTTCTGGGAGCGCAACCTGCTGTGGAGCGGCCGACGCTGCGCGTTGATCGACTTCGAGCGCAGCGAACCGGGGCCTCTCGTCACCGACTTCGTCAAACTCGCCACCTCGCTGTGGCTGGACGACCCCGGACTGCGAACCGCCCTGTTCGAGGGGTACGGCCGGCCTCTGTCCGAGACAGAGGAAAAGGCGCTGACAGCGTTCGCTGCAGCTGCCGCCGCCAGCGCCCCTCGCCTACGGCCCCCGTCACGGCGACCCTCTCGTGACCGCGAGCGGCCGGCGCACCGTCGAATGCCTGATGCAGGAGGGCCGTCTGTGAGCGACGCGCCTCACCTGCTGATCTCTGATGTGGCCCAGGTCCTGCTCCATGCCAACGGTGACGCCCTGTGCGTGCGCCGCAAGCCGGGCGCGGCCCTCGCACCGGGACAGATCATCGTCGTAGGCGGCCATCTCGAAGCCGGCGTACCGCTCGATCGCGCCGCGCGGCGCGATGTGAAAGAAGAGACGGGGGTCCGCATCAGCGTTGACCAGCAGGAGTTCTGCGGCCTCATCCACCACCACGAACCTGGCGATGGCTTGGAGATCACCGCCGTGTTCGTCGCCCAGTCCTGGACGGGCGAGCCGCACAACGCCGAGCCGAACAAGCACGAAGGGCTGTTCTGGGTACCGATGGAGAAGCCCCCGCCGGACTGCCACCCCTACACCACCCACATCTTCCACATGCTCACCCACGGCCCGTCCTACCGGGCTCTGAACTGGCCGACGCAGGGAGGCAGCGAGTGA
- a CDS encoding DUF2797 domain-containing protein yields MDQALPASGTYVCHGITWASGDPRLLLAPVTGATLVYTPVTGRRLGYQVSDTSRWCTGRYRFADRVRVEAVACPDRAPAEAGGQCAACAGRDDFRFAHRFHSGGHVPDALAAYMAQPHWLYLATFADGTTKIGTAAEPRKRSRLDEQGAVIATYLAQSPDGRAVRFLEDALTRRLNLTQTVRAAAKLTALAELRDLASARAAHQQNLNRATEALSGLNVPATPEPWTPPGEGELLRTPGTGRVLYPHDPRSGEHGLTVLSCLGSQVLASLDGDGGQLPYLLDLGALKGRRIVLGAQFSSPPAAVESALF; encoded by the coding sequence ATGGACCAGGCCCTGCCCGCCAGCGGGACATACGTCTGCCACGGCATCACCTGGGCGAGCGGAGACCCCCGTCTTCTGCTCGCCCCCGTGACCGGCGCAACGCTTGTCTACACCCCGGTCACGGGCAGGCGCCTGGGTTACCAGGTGAGCGATACCAGCCGGTGGTGCACCGGCCGGTACCGGTTCGCCGACCGCGTCCGCGTCGAGGCAGTCGCCTGCCCTGACCGGGCCCCAGCCGAGGCCGGCGGTCAGTGCGCCGCCTGCGCCGGCCGGGACGACTTCCGCTTCGCCCACCGATTCCACTCCGGCGGGCACGTTCCCGACGCACTGGCGGCGTACATGGCCCAGCCTCACTGGCTGTACCTGGCGACGTTCGCCGACGGCACCACCAAGATCGGCACCGCGGCTGAACCCCGCAAGCGTTCCCGCCTCGACGAGCAGGGCGCCGTGATCGCGACCTACCTCGCCCAGAGTCCTGACGGCCGCGCCGTGCGGTTCCTGGAGGACGCCCTCACCCGCCGCCTCAACCTAACGCAGACCGTGCGAGCCGCGGCAAAGCTGACGGCCCTGGCCGAGCTGCGCGACCTCGCCTCGGCCCGCGCCGCCCACCAGCAGAACCTCAACCGCGCCACCGAGGCCCTGAGTGGCCTGAACGTCCCGGCTACGCCGGAGCCGTGGACGCCGCCCGGCGAAGGCGAGCTGCTGCGGACGCCGGGGACCGGGCGCGTCCTGTACCCGCACGACCCACGCTCGGGTGAACACGGACTGACAGTGCTCTCCTGCCTCGGCTCCCAGGTCCTCGCCTCCCTCGACGGCGACGGTGGACAACTGCCCTACCTGCTCGATCTCGGCGCCCTCAAGGGCCGCCGCATCGTCCTCGGCGCCCAGTTCTCCTCACCGCCCGCCGCCGTAGAGTCCGCGCTCTTTTGA
- a CDS encoding NUDIX domain-containing protein: MSHGEVGQVILDEAVADARLAAWEFDGARVWLEEARRHPMEPLAAEVWVTDPAFEHVLLVKHRVRGWVPPGGKVEPSEAPRAAAARELLEETGLATELLPEPAAVAVRSYRADWSPTLGLSYAAIVGRDVPLAGEQNQPAAWFRLDTDWDSVFPEDRERIRAHARRLAASRAVGSC; encoded by the coding sequence GTGAGTCATGGTGAAGTCGGTCAGGTGATCTTGGACGAGGCTGTTGCGGATGCCCGCCTCGCCGCATGGGAGTTCGACGGTGCACGGGTCTGGCTGGAGGAAGCACGTCGGCATCCGATGGAGCCGCTGGCGGCCGAGGTGTGGGTCACGGACCCTGCCTTCGAGCACGTCCTGCTGGTCAAGCACCGCGTGCGCGGATGGGTGCCGCCCGGCGGCAAGGTGGAGCCGAGCGAAGCGCCGCGTGCGGCGGCGGCACGAGAGCTGCTGGAGGAGACCGGCTTGGCCACCGAGCTGCTGCCCGAGCCCGCAGCCGTGGCGGTGCGTTCCTACCGGGCCGACTGGTCTCCGACGCTGGGCCTGTCCTATGCCGCGATCGTCGGCCGCGACGTGCCGCTCGCCGGGGAGCAGAACCAGCCGGCGGCATGGTTCCGTCTGGACACCGACTGGGACAGCGTCTTCCCCGAGGACCGCGAGCGGATCCGTGCGCACGCTCGGCGCCTTGCGGCCAGCCGAGCGGTCGGCTCCTGCTGA
- the folE gene encoding GTP cyclohydrolase I yields MTTSIASPAAAPTVAVPGPAPAIDTSRVAGLIHQLLVELGEDPAREGLTGTPDRVAAWWNAFLSPDGAATATCFTEAQLGGQLVIVGGMSVWSLCEHHMLPMNLQVTAGYVPDGEVVGLSKFGRLAQHFAGRLQVQERFTRQVAEYLNGVIGHEDVAVAVRGVHLCMSMRGVRMEEARTTTVQSGGRFGTDPVLSQQFLTLTTGLWGAP; encoded by the coding sequence ATGACGACCTCTATCGCCAGCCCGGCAGCGGCGCCGACCGTCGCCGTCCCCGGGCCCGCTCCGGCCATCGACACCAGCCGGGTCGCCGGCCTGATCCACCAGCTCTTGGTCGAGCTAGGCGAGGACCCTGCCCGCGAGGGGCTGACCGGCACCCCGGACCGCGTCGCGGCCTGGTGGAACGCCTTCCTGTCCCCGGACGGCGCCGCAACGGCCACCTGCTTCACCGAGGCCCAGCTGGGCGGACAGCTGGTCATCGTGGGCGGCATGAGCGTGTGGTCGCTCTGCGAACACCACATGCTGCCCATGAACTTGCAGGTCACGGCCGGATACGTGCCGGACGGCGAGGTGGTGGGCCTATCGAAGTTCGGGCGGCTCGCCCAGCACTTCGCCGGCCGACTGCAGGTCCAGGAACGCTTCACCCGCCAGGTCGCCGAATACCTCAACGGCGTGATCGGACACGAGGACGTCGCCGTCGCCGTGCGCGGCGTGCACCTGTGCATGAGCATGCGTGGCGTACGGATGGAGGAGGCCCGCACCACCACGGTGCAATCGGGCGGGCGCTTCGGCACCGATCCCGTCCTTTCCCAGCAGTTCCTCACCCTCACCACTGGGCTGTGGGGGGCGCCGTGA
- a CDS encoding TnsA-like heteromeric transposase endonuclease subunit, with protein MATERPSKGRSRHRSPTASIRYVDGSTREISFAQLRLGDFTESEPWRRVRSVHGMTHYSGDYASATTGGQVVYESRLELARLLLADFDPSVCGIFAQPCRMVARVDGKVRSHVPDFLLVMGSGTVRVVNVKPASRLEDPQVVEALAWPGQLIERHGWEYEIWSGAERTLLENVRFLAGYRHPGVVPEDEIERAWQEVVDGEEMALAERRLAGGRPPEEARPALMALLWAGRLCTDLSAGLLSGECVLRRRG; from the coding sequence ATGGCGACAGAGCGCCCGAGCAAGGGCCGTAGCAGGCACAGGAGCCCGACGGCGTCGATTCGGTACGTGGATGGATCGACTCGTGAGATTTCGTTCGCTCAGCTTCGGTTGGGGGATTTCACCGAGTCGGAGCCGTGGCGTCGTGTGCGCTCGGTGCACGGCATGACGCACTACTCGGGCGACTACGCCTCCGCGACGACGGGTGGCCAGGTCGTTTACGAGAGCCGTCTGGAACTGGCCCGTCTGCTGCTCGCCGACTTCGATCCGTCGGTGTGCGGCATCTTCGCCCAGCCCTGCCGCATGGTGGCGCGGGTCGACGGCAAGGTACGCAGCCATGTCCCGGACTTCCTCCTGGTGATGGGGTCGGGAACGGTGCGCGTGGTCAACGTCAAACCGGCTTCTCGCCTTGAGGATCCCCAGGTCGTAGAGGCGTTGGCCTGGCCGGGGCAGTTGATCGAGCGGCACGGCTGGGAGTACGAGATCTGGTCGGGGGCGGAGCGGACTCTCCTGGAGAACGTCAGGTTCCTGGCGGGATATCGGCACCCCGGAGTCGTGCCCGAGGACGAGATCGAGCGGGCTTGGCAGGAGGTCGTGGACGGCGAGGAGATGGCTCTCGCCGAGCGCCGTCTGGCGGGTGGCCGCCCGCCGGAGGAAGCCCGTCCGGCGCTGATGGCGTTGCTGTGGGCGGGTCGGCTGTGCACGGACCTGTCGGCCGGTCTGTTGTCGGGAGAGTGTGTTTTGCGGAGGCGCGGATGA